The genomic window gcctgcagagccagtgcactgtgagcctgctcccaagcatcctgccttgccctggtggccctctggccacatgccccatggtgctgctacccagcacagcacctgctcctggctctcctgggccatggtgcaaggggcttcagcttggtcacgttgtgcctgcctgggcaggaccctcttggggttCTCagcgaggagggggtgggcaggggcagggctggcacacagctggggacctccagggctggcccaggctacggtgctgcggccaaggaggcaccactgacagagcgctcttggcctgcagcactgccgtgagcatgtggaaggtgctgatggataagccgatgcttgcgctggacatgctgcgggagctgctgagcttgctggaggagtggCCACTgcacaagcagtccagctccaacagggacaacaactgcatccttccgctggccatgagtcaggggacgaggcctcccgtgcccccaggctggtgcctgcctctctaggccccctctcgccctctcccctgcCGGAGtgtccccaagcagggacctctcctgggcccatggataCAACATGCCCAGTGCCAGGCCTCCGACTgcgccagcgcacagggctgccaagtgctgcctggcctctctgcacacaaacagccaggctggccatgcccaggaaatgtcCATCCTGCAtaccctgtccctgcatccgccgacctcgctcagcaggctggaaagccagggtaaggttcggggcaaggtgaggggcaggagtagggctcctgcaaaacctgggcaggcagcacggcctgggacagggagcctggcagagcgtgcacgctacacgaagcctgccgaggtgatggtcatgctgaggcaggaaggctcactgtgtacaaccaggagctgaggccaaagagcctgcgggtgctggccctggtcaggcagccaggctgaggcctccatctgcatttcccatgctccaaggctgtgcccgAGCCTCCCACCtcgagggctgtggaagcatgccagGGGCTGCTCGGGAGTGCGAggtgtgtctgggtgttttctgcaggcaacgagggcactgtgtgagatcgtccgggagcccgtctgcccagaggcggtgaaggcgtttttcccccagctcttcctggcgctgctcttgcagatggtcttcacagcagagttcagccaccaggaagcaaatatgtttttgagggaatgccaaggggatgagtcccgtcccaccagccacgtcaggtgctcgatcccggtggccctgtctctgcgctgcacctggaggcagggccaggctgccagtatgacctgggctttgctgtgcatgcaggtgcgccgtgcaggccatgaaaagtctgctgcgctgtgctcactatgagaccatagccgtggctgttgagaggaagggtggctgggacctatttctgcatgcggacacctcccagaagggagtggtggtgctggccaggttgagccctttccggcctgctgtggcccagcacctcttccctggatgtggggtgtgccaccccttgtgcttcttgttgggggagggggagcgccagttctccaagaaaggggctgcagcctcagcccttgtggcaagggctcgcccagcagaagggccctgggagctgccatgctgcccagcttggagagctgctgggggagcaggtggtgttaggagctgtgggagagggtcgcgtGCAGGAGTGGTCCCCTCCCAAAGGCCTGGAGTGCCgtcctgtggggcctgggctcacATGACCGAGAGCACTGGGGACGGTGTGCCTGCAGTGCCCCCGAGGGCAGAGCCCCAGGAAAGGTGcaagaggcacaggagaacatggggagggcccaggggcacaggaatccaaagcgggcaggagcggggatgtgtgggcaggccatgccgcctgggcaggaaggctgtttctccggtctcccaccaaaaggaacgtaatgatgactgacgctggctttctaatggcaaggtgtggtagggcaagagcagtgctccatgagcaaatgccgctggctgcaggagctgcgtgccaagcactgccttggcctgccttgccctgtgctggagGGACATGGCTCGAGAGGGCAgagagatgccagaggaggtttgcctgctcacctgaggcccagcactgccttcttgcctctgacagagcgatGAGGGGGGCTCCCAGTCACCTGCGTTGCTGGATCTTCCACCAGCTGGCAAGGcttctgaggagggaggaccagtttcatcagctgcccgtcatggctttctttgtcgaggtgggcctcatggcaagcggtgcctctctggaggggcctctaaatgctgtagctcgcttgtgcacatgcgtgtggggtgatgctggtgaatggagccggggcaatgcatacgctcctgttagtagccccggccttggctcgtttctgctgggcgaccactcgtaagcacttgtattttgtgcctcctttgtggcagttctctgtgtgttcaattgctcctccaagggatgagaacaagaggctgcagagggttcaggggacgggaggaggaggcgagcggtGTGTGCAGCGTGCcatgaggtgcagggctgggagcagggcccaggggtgtctgcacaatgcctgctgtgtttgggctgagctttgtgagggcctggtgcccttgccctggatggtgggtgggatggagagctgcacgctgcaggcagtcctgccggctctgccagtctttcagtgctgagtgcatttcagctgctggaatgccctgaccttgctgacatggatgaggaggtcctgccactcgtccagagttatgtgcagagtgagagcctggagatgtgcagactggcgttcagaggcctcgtgactctGTTGaagagacccaagatggtgaggaggggggcaggcgggtgaagccgtgctggcagcctggggcttgacaggagacactgggtcagagagtggcttggactttgctggcaatccggaggtgcggtagctgctcccaagtctccgctgccccattcatctgccccaagtgtcatgccaggcccttggccgtgctgcacaaggagaaaggcaccaatgCCCactgggaagatctgggagagggacaatgagctggagcacagggccgggcaaatgcagccaggtgctcctgggccttgaggcagcagcttttgtccttacagaggccagtgcctgctgagggcccccttggagatctgtgccctgcactgcagcctctgtgcccaaggcctgtgtgtgtgcagagccctggccctggccactgagccctgatgggaaaagagcacacagagcacttttgggtggggggggggtctgtccttgcttcccacaaagaaagttgtgtgtttcccacagaaaaggaaaatgcagagcctgctcccagacagcatggagtggctgcagcatgcttgcagggaagtgtgtgtgggaagcctgatgctgctgagaaacatcctcagctacctggaacagaagggctccaacccgattgttctgcagctggccaagaagcttctgcctcgctttgatgacgtaaggctggtgggagagccggggctctgctggtgtgtccgggggtccgtatgcgtggtctgggtgctgtgtgcccctctgcatatgtgcctgttggcgcgtccccgcacaggccctgctgtgtgtcaggaaaccttttgccctgtggttctcagcccatggcctgtgctggccttggtgtcctgggctgtgggagtagagcaaaccagccccctgtctgctctcggccgtggcctggggcagtgatgagcagagaagcaggagcaggctagagagtgagggagaggctgtgccccggggctgtccctttctgtccttttctgtgcgggggccctgatggagccctcgggaaatccaagaagctccctccagagggagagggagacagagcccagggaagcttgtcgtgctgctgccgccgacaaccctcattgtccaggctgcctcagcagaggcttgtcctcagctccgacctctggccgggctgggggacagttgtgcccagagaggacgaggccttacaacagcaaacgctcttgtcgggccccgttcctggagtcgttgctgaggcctcccctcctctcctccctgcccgcaggaagacagcagagtgcgagagctctccatcctcctcttcaaagacctgctggagattgtggtggggaagaacaaacggaacctgaagcagcatgcacagaggagcctggtgccgctcttcctccacgtgagtgacaaggtgcagagagtggcccaggtagggagcagtgttttggggaagcaatgctgacatgccgtgggtggaggtgagcagcaaggcaagggctgctgccaagtgtgccttggaacgcatggcagcatgaggtgcagcttcctgtgtgctgtggctgcggtggcatctcttGGTCTCTGttactctgcaggcctctcaggaagccctggtcagtgctgcacagttcctgaagtgggaggagctcaagcagctggccagaagagcggagacgtggaagatcggggagtacgtggtaaggacgtggccaaagcccccggggccccggcgggacgAGGCCTGCCACCATGGCCAGTGTGCAGGGTGCACaactgtgcccctcacgcactgctgcagcccagagcccccgctgtgctgggctgtgctgcagggccctctgctctaagtgcccgctggggtgctgaaggggcccctggcctggctgggccttggcagaagcatggcggggatctcagcacccacaggccctgctctgccctctgctccctctgaacctggctaccagccagcttctagctgggaggcgtgaacaggaaggaagaggaggccggagcagggaggagggacaggcctggccttctggggaggctcggtgccaaccccctgtccttgtgctgtctgcagctgctgagggacaggagcagagcagagcaacacctgtgcctgagcctgccatacctggagaacccggacgcatccttgcgggaggcagctgtgaggttcattggtgagccacaagcccagggccatgcctgcccacccagacgggcacacaggagggtcttcagtccctcccaccgtccctgggtcctgcaccctggggaccctggggacggggctggggccagccttgctcaAGGGGAGGAGGcttcatggccaagctggcaaggccagatgggagctgtgctgctcggggcttggtgaggagtatgaggggtgagcggaggtgtttgcctagggctcatcgggcagcaagtgaagaagcggagaaaggagaaggtgcaggagatgtgcactggtgagtgagagcagcgctgtgtcaggcagccctggcagggaggagggaggaggctgggaagtgagctccagttcactggcctgccccaggcgaggaaggctctgtgtccgtatgtgggggagagcagggggtatttggggggcatctggggcttggccaaccggcaagtgccagctgatccatttgtcctacctgctgcctcctccccatgggaagagctgagtggggctggccctgcctggcgggggattcctgggatctctgcaaaggtgggagtctgttctcagctcggtgcctttctctcgcagccctccagcccctggaaaatgatgctgaacctttagtccgttgcctggtgtcacagaccatcatgaacctgagggtgccaaggagagcatcaagattccacctcggagcactgtgtccctggctccagagagcatgggtgaggtggcaccctcccgccaggaggtGACtccgtttgagcagagctgacgcagctgtgccaatgccatggtgctgcacagcacggacacacgcaagtgtgctggaaggtctggctcattgctggcatctcccgccaccacaggacagctcgactcctcaagcacagcccctgttgtgctaccacttcatggctttgttgtacttcccgcaaagatacagccccgtttcctcagccagagtgagtgttctttttttagggagccaaaggcaaggggcaaaagttGCTGCCTGcaagaatctggcttgtcctgggtgggacggggtgtccactcgttccaatatcccaggccagcatagagcagcctgacacactttggttttgctgcaaagcgtcaactgctctactggcctacaatagccaagggaaagtgggagaaaagctttggcctcccctgccctctccagtcaccccagggcaagagcaggcccctgctgtcttcagggcttgcatctcaggtggaagggcagagctggggtatgacatgcagctctgtttctatcaccactgcctaccctgcgcatgctggcctcaaggccgaaccgtccatgaactccagaatcattgctgaggatgtaactgccaaacccattaaaagcagctaataaagatatacacctagctcatgaggctacgaagtagactgcaggagacaagatgggatgcacgtgg from Struthio camelus isolate bStrCam1 chromosome 28, bStrCam1.hap1, whole genome shotgun sequence includes these protein-coding regions:
- the LOC138062568 gene encoding maestro heat-like repeat-containing protein family member 7 — translated: MDEEVLPLVQSYVQSESLEMCRLAFRGLVTLLKRPKMKRKMQSLLPDSMEWLQHACREVCVGSLMLLRNILSYLEQKGSNPIVLQLAKKLLPRFDDEDSRVRELSILLFKDLLEIVVGKNKRNLKQHAQRSLVPLFLHASQEALVSAAQFLKWEELKQLARRAETWKIGEYVLLRDRSRAEQHLCLSLPYLENPDASLREAAVRFIALQPLENDAEPLVRCLVSQTIMNLRVPRRASRFHLGALCPWLQRAWVRWHPPARR